The proteins below are encoded in one region of Triticum aestivum cultivar Chinese Spring chromosome 1B, IWGSC CS RefSeq v2.1, whole genome shotgun sequence:
- the LOC123077620 gene encoding putative F-box/FBD/LRR-repeat protein At1g78760: MKETAAARPAVEKNEAVAATPARKRRASDEASGSRSRSRSHKLARDCGCDGDLINNLPDVILATIVSLLPTKYGVRSQAVARRWRPLWRSAPLNLDASYDLCSNDFGRFSLVSRILCDHPGPARRFAFDRIHLHREEKRYAEEAAQLESWFNSPLLDNLQELDIVFSLLEYLCGQSEKEKRYPLPPSVLRLAPTLQLARIGSCDFPTEISPALNFPLLRQLDLRCVSISEDVFSGVLSGCHVLENLYLSEIRDVGCLRICSPTLRIIVISCLFEDNGELVIMEAPRLERLLLR, encoded by the coding sequence ATGAAGGAGACAGCGGCGGCGCGACCTGCCGTCGAGAAGAATGAGGCGGTTGCGGCGACGCCCGCACGCAAGAGGCGCGCATCCGACGAAGCGTCTGGGTCCAGGTCCAGGTCCAGGTCACACAAACTGGCACGTGATTGCGGCTGCGACGGCGATCTCATCAACAATCTTCCGGATGTTATCCTCGCCACCATCGTCTCCCTCCTCCCCACCAAGTACGGCGTCCGCTCGCAGGCCGTCGCCCGTAGATGGCGTCCTCTCTGGCGCTCAGCGCCTCTCAACCTCGACGCCTCCTACGACCTTTGCTCCAACGACTTCGGGCGCTTCTCCCTCGTCTCCAGGATCCTCTGCGATCACCCTGGCCCGGCCCGCCGCTTCGCGTTCGACCGCATCCACCTCCACAGAGAGGAAAAAAGGTACGCCGAGGAAGCCGCTCAGCTCGAGAGCTGGTTCAACTCCCCGCTCCTGGACAACCTCCAGGAACTCGATATCGTCTTCTCGCTCTTGGAATATTTGTGTGGGCAGTCTGAGAAGGAGAAGCGCTATCCGCTGCCACCGTCGGTGTTGCGCTTAGCACCAACCCTCCAATTGGCCAGGATTGGCTCCTGTGATTTTCCAACGGAGATTTCACCAGCGCTGAATTTCCCCCTCCTCAGGCAGCTCGACCTACGGTGCGTTTCCATCTCCGAGGATGTCTTCTCCGGGGTGCTCTCTGGCTGCCATGTCTTGGAGAACTTATACTTGTCGGAGATTCGTGATGTAGGTTGCCTCCGCATATGCTCGCCAACTCTCAGGATCATCGTCATCTCTTGTTTGTTTGAAGACAACGGAGAATTGGTCATTATGGAGGCCCCTCGCCTTGAAAGATTGTTGTTACGTTAG